In Rhizobium jaguaris, a single window of DNA contains:
- a CDS encoding FecCD family ABC transporter permease → MSGDAFPRRPPQVVIASLAILLALVAVASLGIGRYDIPFARVVQILWAPVSPPDVPVTPTEANVVFTVRMPRILLALLAGAGLALSGATMQGVFRNPLVGPQVMGVSSGAAFGGTLAILLSFPRYGLLGSAFVFGLSALVLVYALNGIVARRNILALVLAGVVVTGFFGALVSLVQYLADTEDKLPAMVFWLLGSFATGNWEKLLLIAGPVLIGSLLLLGLRWRINLLSIGDEDARALGVKVEPLRWFILVLVSCIVAAQVAVSGIIGWVGLVVPHMARMLVGPDHRVMMPASLIIGALYLLVIDTVARTATSTEIPLGILTALVGTPVFAFVLKRTQRGSRGL, encoded by the coding sequence ATGAGTGGCGACGCCTTTCCTCGACGTCCACCGCAGGTGGTCATCGCAAGTTTGGCGATCCTGCTGGCGCTGGTGGCGGTCGCATCCTTGGGGATCGGCCGCTACGACATCCCATTCGCGCGGGTGGTGCAAATCCTCTGGGCGCCGGTTTCTCCGCCTGATGTGCCGGTGACGCCGACTGAGGCGAATGTCGTCTTTACCGTGCGCATGCCGCGCATCCTGCTTGCGCTGTTGGCGGGCGCGGGCCTGGCGTTGTCGGGAGCGACGATGCAGGGCGTGTTTCGCAATCCGCTGGTCGGGCCGCAGGTGATGGGCGTGTCTTCGGGCGCGGCGTTCGGCGGCACGCTCGCCATCCTCCTGAGCTTCCCGCGCTACGGCCTGCTAGGGTCCGCCTTTGTCTTCGGGCTCTCGGCCCTCGTTCTCGTTTATGCGCTGAACGGCATCGTGGCTCGCCGCAACATATTGGCGCTGGTGCTCGCCGGCGTCGTCGTCACCGGCTTCTTCGGAGCGTTAGTCAGCCTGGTGCAGTATCTCGCCGATACCGAGGACAAGCTGCCCGCCATGGTCTTCTGGTTGCTCGGCAGTTTCGCCACCGGCAACTGGGAAAAGCTCCTGCTGATCGCCGGGCCGGTGCTGATCGGCAGCCTGCTGCTGCTCGGCCTGCGCTGGCGCATCAATCTCCTATCTATCGGCGATGAGGACGCTCGCGCGCTCGGCGTCAAAGTCGAGCCGCTGCGCTGGTTCATCCTCGTCCTCGTTTCCTGCATCGTCGCCGCCCAGGTGGCCGTCAGCGGCATTATCGGCTGGGTCGGTCTGGTCGTGCCGCATATGGCGCGGATGCTGGTCGGCCCCGACCACCGGGTGATGATGCCGGCCTCGCTGATCATCGGCGCGCTCTATCTGCTCGTCATCGATACCGTGGCGCGCACCGCGACCAGCACGGAAATCCCGCTCGGAATCCTCACCGCGCTGGTTGGCACGCCGGTTTTTGCCTTCGTCTTGAAGCGGACCCAGCGAGGCAGCCGTGGTTTGTGA
- the adh gene encoding aldehyde dehydrogenase has protein sequence MLHQKIVESPFKLKYGNYIGGQWREPIGGKYFDNLTPITGGKICEIPRSDEKDINAALDAAHAAKDNWGRTSTTERSNILMKIAQRMEDKLEVLAQAESWDNGKPIRETMAADIPLAIDHFRYFAACIRAQEGSIGEIDHDTVAYHFHEPLGVVGQIIPWNFPILMAAWKLAPALAAGNCVVIKPAEQTPASLLVWAELVGDLLPPGVLNIVNGFGLEAGKPLASSNRIAKIAFTGETTTGRLIMQYASQNLIPVTLELGGKSPNIFFADVMAEDDDFLDKSLEGFAMFALNQGEVCTCPSRALIQESIYDRFMEKAVKRVESIRQGNPLDTETMIGAQASSEQMEKILSYLDIGRQEGAEVLTGGSRNDLGGELSSGYYIKPTIFRGHNKMRVFQEEIFGPVVSVTTFKDEKEALEIANDTLYGLGAGVWTRDGNRAYRFGREIQAGRVWTNCYHAYPAHAAFGGYKQSGLGRETHKMMLDHYQQTKNMLVSYSPKALGFF, from the coding sequence ATGCTGCATCAGAAAATCGTCGAGTCTCCATTCAAGCTGAAGTACGGCAACTATATCGGCGGCCAATGGCGCGAGCCGATCGGCGGCAAGTATTTCGATAACCTCACGCCGATCACTGGCGGCAAGATTTGCGAAATCCCGCGCTCCGACGAAAAGGATATCAACGCCGCCCTCGATGCCGCCCATGCAGCTAAGGACAACTGGGGCCGAACTTCCACCACCGAGCGCTCCAATATCCTGATGAAGATCGCCCAGCGCATGGAAGACAAGCTGGAGGTGTTGGCGCAGGCGGAAAGCTGGGACAATGGCAAGCCGATCCGCGAAACCATGGCGGCCGACATTCCGCTGGCGATCGACCATTTCCGTTATTTCGCCGCCTGCATCCGTGCCCAAGAAGGTTCGATTGGCGAAATCGACCATGACACAGTCGCATACCATTTCCATGAGCCGCTCGGCGTCGTCGGCCAAATCATTCCGTGGAATTTCCCGATCCTGATGGCCGCCTGGAAGCTGGCCCCAGCGCTCGCCGCCGGCAACTGCGTCGTCATCAAACCTGCAGAACAGACGCCCGCCTCGCTGCTCGTCTGGGCCGAGCTGGTGGGCGATCTCCTGCCGCCTGGCGTGCTCAACATCGTCAACGGCTTTGGTCTGGAAGCCGGCAAGCCGCTGGCATCCAGCAACCGCATCGCCAAGATCGCCTTTACCGGCGAGACGACGACCGGCCGGCTGATCATGCAATATGCCAGCCAGAACTTGATCCCCGTGACGCTGGAACTCGGTGGCAAGTCGCCCAACATCTTCTTCGCCGACGTCATGGCGGAAGACGACGACTTCCTCGACAAGTCGCTGGAAGGCTTCGCCATGTTTGCTCTGAACCAGGGCGAGGTTTGCACTTGCCCGAGCCGCGCCCTCATCCAGGAATCGATCTACGACCGGTTCATGGAAAAGGCCGTCAAGCGCGTCGAATCGATCCGCCAAGGCAATCCGCTCGACACGGAAACGATGATCGGCGCCCAGGCATCAAGCGAGCAGATGGAGAAGATCCTCTCCTATCTCGATATCGGCCGCCAGGAAGGCGCGGAAGTGTTGACCGGCGGTTCACGCAACGATCTCGGCGGCGAATTGTCGAGCGGCTATTACATCAAGCCGACGATCTTCCGTGGCCACAACAAGATGCGCGTCTTCCAGGAGGAAATCTTCGGGCCGGTCGTTTCGGTTACGACCTTCAAGGACGAGAAGGAAGCACTCGAAATCGCCAATGACACGCTCTACGGCCTCGGCGCCGGCGTATGGACGCGGGACGGCAACCGGGCCTATCGCTTCGGGCGGGAGATCCAGGCCGGCCGCGTCTGGACGAACTGCTACCATGCCTATCCGGCACATGCAGCCTTCGGCGGCTACAAGCAGTCCGGGCTTGGCCGAGAGACCCACAAGATGATGCTCGATCACTACCAGCAGACCAAGAACATGCTGGTCAGCTACAGCCCGAAGGCTCTCGGCTTCTTCTGA
- a CDS encoding ABC transporter substrate-binding protein has product MLTRLTSIAKIAITISGLLLATPALADRVVTDQIGRQVDIPDTVNRVVILQHQTLNIAVQLDAMDKVVGVLDEWKKQLGTNYVRLAPQLPNLPMPGGLTKVNIEELLKLKPDVVFVTNYAPADMVKQIQDAGLAVVAISLLDVPPEEAVKLNPTVKDEPAAIDAGFATGVRLIADVLGKKDKGEEMIAVTKKTRKLVADRLADIPEDKLVATYMANPDLTTYGRGKYTGLMMERAGARNVANSITGFKQVTMEDVLKWNPAVIFVQERYPAVVDEIKKTASWQTIDAVKNGRIYLMPEYAKAWGYPMPEAMALGELWMAKQLYPERFQDIDMQQEADAYYKEFYRIDYRAAQ; this is encoded by the coding sequence ATGCTCACTCGCCTCACGTCCATTGCAAAAATCGCCATTACTATCAGCGGCTTACTCCTCGCCACCCCCGCCCTCGCCGACCGTGTCGTGACGGATCAGATCGGCCGCCAGGTGGATATTCCCGACACGGTGAACCGGGTCGTTATCCTGCAGCACCAGACGCTCAATATCGCGGTGCAGCTCGACGCGATGGACAAGGTGGTCGGGGTCCTCGACGAGTGGAAGAAGCAGCTTGGCACCAACTATGTGCGGCTTGCTCCGCAGCTTCCGAACCTCCCTATGCCGGGCGGTCTCACGAAGGTCAACATCGAGGAACTCCTGAAGCTGAAGCCGGACGTGGTTTTCGTCACCAACTATGCGCCGGCCGACATGGTCAAGCAGATCCAGGATGCGGGCCTCGCAGTCGTCGCCATCTCGCTACTGGACGTGCCGCCGGAAGAAGCGGTGAAGCTCAACCCGACCGTCAAGGATGAACCGGCGGCGATCGATGCCGGTTTTGCGACCGGCGTTCGGCTGATTGCCGACGTGCTGGGTAAGAAAGATAAGGGCGAGGAGATGATCGCGGTCACCAAGAAAACCCGCAAGCTCGTCGCCGACCGTCTTGCCGATATTCCGGAAGACAAGCTTGTGGCCACCTATATGGCGAACCCTGATCTCACCACCTACGGCCGGGGCAAGTATACCGGTCTGATGATGGAACGCGCCGGCGCCCGCAACGTCGCCAACTCGATCACCGGCTTCAAGCAGGTGACGATGGAAGACGTACTGAAATGGAATCCGGCTGTCATTTTCGTGCAGGAGCGCTACCCCGCCGTCGTCGACGAAATCAAGAAAACCGCTTCCTGGCAGACGATAGACGCGGTGAAGAATGGCCGAATCTACCTGATGCCGGAATATGCCAAGGCCTGGGGCTATCCGATGCCGGAGGCCATGGCCCTCGGCGAGCTCTGGATGGCGAAGCAACTTTATCCGGAGCGTTTCCAGGATATCGACATGCAACAGGAAGCGGACGCCTATTACAAGGAATTCTACCGCATCGACTATCGCGCCGCACAATGA
- a CDS encoding DUF779 domain-containing protein: protein MDETHDEPRVLATDQALELIREIQQDHPDILFHQSGGCCDGSSPMCYPANEFMIGNHDVKLGEIGGVPVYISGSQFEAWKHTQLIIDVVPGRGGMFSLDNGRERRFLTRSCLFGGGEACMIPSVRQ from the coding sequence ATGGATGAAACCCATGACGAGCCGCGCGTGCTTGCGACCGATCAGGCGCTCGAGCTGATCCGTGAGATCCAGCAAGACCATCCGGATATCCTTTTCCATCAATCCGGCGGATGCTGCGACGGCTCTTCGCCGATGTGCTATCCGGCAAATGAATTCATGATCGGCAACCATGATGTGAAGCTCGGCGAAATCGGCGGTGTGCCGGTCTATATCAGCGGCAGCCAGTTCGAAGCCTGGAAACATACCCAGCTCATCATCGACGTTGTGCCGGGGCGTGGCGGCATGTTTTCGCTCGACAACGGACGCGAAAGGCGTTTCCTGACGCGCTCCTGCCTGTTCGGCGGCGGCGAGGCCTGCATGATACCCTCGGTCAGACAATAG
- a CDS encoding helix-turn-helix domain-containing protein — MHEHSAHADQVYESAQSAAASSPVVASWRRCMTMHRLVPEDKRLPFRLTEQEFKAARERSGRLVTEAAEELDRLFLTVGRAGCCLLLTDREGIALERRGTSGDDKDFRDLGLWTSSVWTEASIGTNGIGTALADERAVAIIRDQHFFSSNIDLSCTTAPIRDHRGQLAGALDISTRREDMTEVTLAILSQTVREAAMRIELNLFRSAFAGARFVMVPTDSGSTAAFLAVDRNDIVLGATRAARHALKLDDRRIAAGIPASDALRENQQAADRELLEVERAALLRALLRAGGNVTLAAATLGMNRATLHRKMKKFDLH; from the coding sequence ATGCACGAACATTCCGCCCATGCGGACCAGGTTTACGAGTCAGCACAGTCCGCCGCAGCGAGCTCCCCGGTCGTTGCATCCTGGCGGCGCTGCATGACGATGCATCGCCTGGTGCCGGAGGACAAGCGGCTGCCTTTCCGCCTGACCGAACAGGAATTTAAAGCCGCCCGCGAGCGATCGGGAAGGCTGGTCACGGAAGCGGCCGAGGAACTGGACCGCCTGTTCTTGACGGTCGGCAGGGCCGGCTGCTGCCTGTTGCTGACTGACCGAGAGGGCATTGCCCTTGAGCGGCGTGGCACGTCCGGCGACGACAAGGATTTCCGCGATCTCGGCCTGTGGACAAGCTCTGTCTGGACCGAGGCGAGCATCGGAACGAATGGGATAGGAACCGCCCTTGCCGATGAGCGGGCCGTGGCGATCATCCGCGACCAGCATTTCTTCTCCTCCAACATTGACCTGAGCTGCACAACAGCGCCGATCCGCGACCATCGCGGCCAACTCGCCGGCGCGCTTGATATTTCCACTCGCCGAGAGGATATGACCGAGGTGACGCTGGCGATCCTTTCGCAAACCGTCCGGGAAGCGGCGATGCGGATCGAACTCAATCTCTTTCGCAGTGCCTTTGCTGGCGCCCGTTTTGTCATGGTGCCGACCGACAGCGGCTCGACTGCCGCGTTTCTGGCTGTCGATCGGAACGACATCGTACTCGGCGCTACGAGGGCGGCGCGTCATGCCTTGAAGCTGGATGATCGGCGCATCGCGGCCGGCATTCCCGCTTCGGACGCGTTGCGCGAAAATCAGCAGGCGGCCGACAGGGAATTGCTGGAGGTTGAGCGGGCCGCTTTGCTGCGGGCGCTGTTGCGCGCCGGCGGCAATGTCACACTGGCCGCAGCGACGCTCGGCATGAACCGGGCGACGCTCCACCGCAAAATGAAAAAGTTCGATCTCCATTAG
- a CDS encoding ABC transporter ATP-binding protein, producing MVCDPVQLSIAAASQSYDGERWQFRDLDFDLRAGEITAILGPNGRGKSTLLRVLAGLLKPTTGKTALNQRTGFVPQEFSGSFPYSVLDVVLMGRARHIALFQTPRKIDIEKAMEALEVTGMAHCAPRVIDALSGGERQLVLIARALAGENAVLLLDEPASALDLKNQDVVLSLLGALADQKKLAIAFTTHQPNHAVAVADKVLLMLPQAKTIFGATGKVMTEANLEALYGIPVRSARLGSGEREETVFAPLFRQRHRRGDLS from the coding sequence GTGGTTTGTGATCCAGTCCAGCTCAGCATCGCGGCCGCCAGCCAGTCCTATGACGGCGAGCGCTGGCAGTTCCGCGATCTCGATTTCGACCTGAGAGCGGGGGAGATCACCGCCATTCTCGGTCCGAACGGCCGTGGCAAATCTACCCTGCTGCGGGTTCTGGCGGGGCTTCTGAAGCCGACGACCGGCAAGACAGCGCTCAATCAGCGCACTGGTTTCGTGCCGCAGGAGTTTTCCGGTTCCTTTCCCTATTCGGTGCTGGACGTGGTGCTGATGGGCCGTGCCCGGCACATAGCGCTCTTCCAGACGCCACGGAAAATCGACATCGAAAAGGCGATGGAAGCTCTTGAGGTCACCGGCATGGCGCACTGCGCGCCGCGCGTTATAGATGCGCTCTCCGGCGGCGAGCGGCAGCTCGTGCTGATCGCTCGGGCGCTGGCCGGCGAAAATGCCGTGCTGCTGCTCGACGAACCCGCTTCGGCGCTCGATTTGAAGAACCAGGATGTCGTGCTCTCGCTGCTTGGCGCGCTCGCGGATCAGAAAAAGCTGGCGATTGCCTTCACCACCCATCAGCCGAACCATGCAGTGGCTGTCGCGGACAAAGTCCTGCTCATGCTGCCGCAGGCGAAGACGATTTTTGGCGCGACCGGGAAGGTGATGACCGAAGCCAATCTCGAAGCGCTCTACGGCATCCCGGTCCGCTCAGCACGGCTCGGCAGCGGCGAGCGCGAGGAAACCGTCTTCGCGCCGCTTTTCCGGCAGAGGCATCGAAGAGGAGATTTGTCATGA
- a CDS encoding GntR family transcriptional regulator: MKGGKNSLYDDLKRQILTMELDPDQDLDEVSLSEQYGLSRTPVREIFRRLEGEGYVDIRANRGARVSPMNHQTLRHFFLVAPMIYAAIGRLAVQNFRPKQLTDLRDTQERFRTASTFGDTLSMVLENNRFHEIIGEMSFNAYLQPSLGRLLIDHARIGHTFFRPRNEDMRQRLQLAIDHHDGFIAAIAAHDEDTVVDLVFEHWELSRENMEMFIAPQGMKADALVEVPVASLEKSS, encoded by the coding sequence ATGAAGGGTGGAAAGAACAGCCTTTATGATGATCTCAAGCGCCAAATTCTGACGATGGAGCTGGACCCGGATCAAGACCTTGACGAGGTTAGCCTCAGCGAGCAGTACGGCCTTTCGCGAACGCCAGTCCGGGAAATCTTCCGGCGCCTCGAAGGCGAGGGATATGTTGACATACGTGCCAACAGAGGGGCGCGCGTCAGCCCGATGAATCATCAGACATTGCGGCATTTCTTCCTTGTCGCGCCGATGATCTACGCCGCGATCGGCCGCCTTGCGGTACAGAATTTCAGGCCAAAGCAACTCACCGATCTGAGGGACACGCAGGAGCGGTTTCGCACGGCAAGCACGTTCGGCGACACGCTTTCAATGGTGCTGGAAAACAACCGTTTCCACGAGATCATCGGGGAGATGTCGTTCAATGCCTACCTGCAGCCAAGCCTCGGTCGCCTGCTGATCGACCACGCTCGGATCGGCCATACCTTCTTTCGGCCAAGAAACGAGGACATGCGCCAGCGCCTGCAGCTCGCCATCGACCATCATGACGGCTTCATCGCCGCGATCGCCGCTCACGATGAGGACACGGTCGTCGACCTTGTTTTCGAACATTGGGAACTGTCGCGCGAGAACATGGAGATGTTCATCGCGCCGCAAGGAATGAAAGCGGATGCGCTCGTTGAAGTGCCGGTTGCCTCATTGGAGAAATCATCGTGA
- a CDS encoding cupin domain-containing protein → MKIDIQPTQLGTEDRPSEANQGRLGIRLRLARQTLGMTLKALATAVDCSESLLSKIENGKASPSLPMLHRLVEVLGTNIGWMFEETDGEEGIVFRAGTRPLIGLDPLRRGEGISLERIIPYSPGHLLQCNIHHIEPGGESAGPIQHAGEEVGYMLAGSIELMVGEKTFKLSVGDSFVFKSELPHWYRNVGTTRASIFWVNTPATF, encoded by the coding sequence ATGAAAATCGACATTCAGCCAACCCAGTTAGGCACCGAGGATCGCCCGTCGGAGGCCAATCAAGGTCGCTTGGGAATACGGCTGCGGCTTGCCAGGCAGACACTCGGAATGACGCTGAAGGCATTGGCGACGGCAGTTGATTGTTCGGAAAGCCTGCTTTCGAAAATTGAAAACGGCAAGGCGTCGCCCTCCCTGCCGATGCTGCATCGGCTGGTAGAGGTGCTCGGTACGAATATCGGCTGGATGTTTGAGGAGACGGATGGAGAGGAAGGGATCGTCTTTCGCGCGGGAACGCGCCCGCTGATCGGGCTCGATCCGCTCCGACGCGGTGAGGGCATCTCGCTGGAGCGTATTATCCCCTATTCGCCCGGCCATTTGCTTCAGTGCAACATCCACCACATCGAACCCGGCGGGGAAAGTGCTGGGCCGATACAGCACGCCGGCGAGGAAGTTGGTTATATGCTTGCAGGTTCAATCGAGCTGATGGTCGGCGAAAAGACTTTCAAGCTTTCGGTCGGCGATTCCTTCGTCTTCAAGTCCGAGTTGCCGCATTGGTACAGAAACGTCGGAACAACGCGCGCCAGCATATTCTGGGTCAATACGCCGGCGACATTCTGA
- a CDS encoding molybdate ABC transporter substrate-binding protein codes for MTEAVQVLSAGSMRHAFPAIIEAYTEATGIAVSLSLGPAGLLRERIEVGERFDLFASANMEHPRRLAATGVTEEAICFTRNRLCVITRADLGMTTENFLDVLSDSSVKIGTSTPGDDPSGDYAFEVFDRIETRHPGMGTTLKARARQLVGGRNSPPTPPGKGGGYLITDGEADLMMSYYSNARLLEPDPAFRVVDIPAEFSPKVEYGLGPRKGAPNEARRLQDFVLSKGGQEILRRAGFLPVSSLSPAARRDHRQVNR; via the coding sequence ATGACAGAGGCCGTTCAGGTTCTCTCCGCCGGCAGCATGCGGCATGCCTTTCCGGCCATCATCGAGGCTTACACGGAAGCGACCGGCATTGCCGTTTCGCTTTCACTCGGGCCGGCCGGCCTGCTGCGGGAGCGGATCGAGGTCGGCGAACGCTTTGACCTTTTCGCCTCTGCCAACATGGAACATCCGCGACGGCTTGCGGCGACCGGCGTGACGGAAGAGGCGATCTGTTTTACCCGCAACCGGCTCTGCGTGATCACCCGCGCCGATCTCGGCATGACGACGGAGAACTTCCTTGATGTCCTGTCCGATTCGTCGGTGAAGATCGGCACCTCCACGCCTGGTGACGATCCCTCCGGCGATTATGCTTTCGAGGTGTTCGACCGCATCGAGACAAGACATCCGGGCATGGGCACGACGCTGAAAGCCCGCGCGCGGCAACTGGTCGGCGGCCGCAATTCGCCGCCCACTCCACCCGGCAAGGGCGGCGGCTACCTGATCACCGACGGTGAGGCGGACCTGATGATGAGTTATTATTCCAACGCACGCCTGCTTGAACCAGATCCTGCTTTCAGGGTCGTTGACATCCCGGCTGAATTCTCGCCCAAAGTCGAATATGGCCTCGGTCCGCGCAAGGGAGCGCCGAATGAGGCACGGCGGCTGCAGGATTTCGTGTTGTCGAAGGGCGGACAGGAGATATTGAGGAGAGCCGGCTTTTTACCAGTAAGCTCGCTTTCTCCCGCAGCGCGACGGGATCACCGGCAGGTCAATCGCTGA